The following nucleotide sequence is from Pedococcus aerophilus.
CAGCCGCGGTGACGCGCTCGTGGACTCCCGCTACGCCTCGTCCTCGGACTGGGATGCGGTCAAGACCCAGCTCGAGGAGTCGGGCGTCGAGCACGAGGTCACCCAGCACGTCGAGGCCAAGGACCCTGCCGACCAGATCCTCAAGGTCGCGGCGCAGACCAACGCCGAGCTCATCGTCATCGGGCTGCGTCGGCGCACCCCGGTGGGCAAGCTCATCATGGGCAGCGCGGCCCAGACCATCCTGCTCGAGGCCGATGCACCGGTGCTCTCGGTCAAGGCAGCACGCGAGGACGAGAAGTGACCGTCACCCCGACCGCCGACCTCGTCGACGAGCACGGCGAGGACCTCCAGTCCTGCTCGCTCCAGCTGCGGCAGTACGGCGCCCGCACCGCCTTCGCGGGGACGGTCACCACCATCCGCTGCCACCGTGACAACGCCCTCGTCAAGGCGACCCTGGCCCAGCCGGGCGCGGGCAAGGTGCTCGTCGTCGACGGCGATGGATCGCTGGAGTCGGCGCTCATGGGCGACCTCATCGCTGCGAGCGCCGTCGCCAACGGCTGGGAGGGCGTGGTGATCCACGGCGCCATCCGCGACGTGGCGGCCATCGGCGCGCTCGACCTCGGGGTCAAGGCGCTCGGCTCCAACCCCCGCAAGAGCGCGAAGGACGGCGTCGGCGACACCGACGTGGTGGTGTCGTTCGGTGGGGTCGACTTCGCCCCCGGCCTGCTCCTCACCAGCGACGACGACGGCATCGTCGTCACGCGGCCGACCGACTGAACCCGCCTCCCCGCCACGAGCCCGCCCGTCCGCGAGGACCGGCGGGCTCGTGCGCGTCCACCCGCCTCGTGACGCCGTCGCGCCTGACACACTGACGACGTGGCCAACGCCCCTGCCGCCCGGCACACCCTGGAGCTCCTGACGCTCCTCGCGCGCCACACCGAACCGCTCCCGGCCGGCGCGATCGCGCGCGAGCTCGGCCTCCCCCGCTCGTCGACGTACCACCTGCTCGCCGTCCTGCGGGACCACGGCTTCGTCACGCACCTCGAGGAGGAGCGCCGGTACGGCCTGGGAGTCGCGGCCTTCGAGCTCGGGTCCGCCTACCAGCGCCAGGCACCGTTGCAGCGCATCGCGCGACCGCTGCTCGGACGGCTCGTCGACTCCACGACCCACAACGCGCACCTCGCCGTGCTGCACGGCCGGGACGTCCTCTACGTCATCGAGGAGCGCGCGCCCGGGCGACCCCTGCTGGTGACCGACGTGGGCGTGCGCCTGCCCGCGTCCCTCACCGCGAGCGGGCTCGCGATGCTCGCCGAGCTCCCGGCCGCCCAGGTGCGCGCGCTGTTCCCGCACCGCGACTCGCTCGTCCAGCGCGACGGGCACGGGCCGACCACCGTGGGCGAGCTGCGGCGTGAGCTCACGGCGGTGCGCGCCCGCGGCTACGCCGTCGAGGACGGCTCGGTCAGCGCCGGACTGTCCTCCGTCGCGCGGGCGGTCCTCGACCACACCGGTCACCCCGTGGCAGGCATCGCCCTCACCTTCCCGCGTGACGAGGTCGACGAGGCCGAGCGCGCCCGACTGGTCGCCGCGGTGGGTCGGGCCGCGGCGACGCTCACCGCCCGCATCGGCGGGGTCCGCTGAATCCGGCTCTCCTGCTGGCACACTCACGTCGAGGGACCGCGACACGAGGTGACGGCGACCCGACCGGGGACTGACGAGGGGGTGGGCTCGGTGGCGACCAGGCGACCGATGTCGGAGCAGCGTCGCGAACGGCTGCGCCGGACCGTCGTCGTCCTCCTCACCCTCGTGGCCGTCTCCGGCGCGACGGCGTATGCCGCGACCCGGGGAGACGACCCGGCCCCCGTGCGGTCGGCGACGGCTGGGCAGGCCCCGAAGAAGGCCGACACACCCGCACCCGCCACGACGGCGGAGAACGCTGGGGCACAAGGGTTTGCGCCCGTGGTCACCGACCGGATCCCGGCACCCACCAAGAGCATCTCTCTCGACGCGCCGGTCCCGGGCACCACCAACATGCAGCCCGGCGCGGCCGCTGCCTTCAAGGCCGCGTTCGCCGGGGCGAAAGCTGCCGGACTGTCGCCGCAGATCAAGTCGGCCTGGCGCAGCGAGCGCTACCAGCAGGTGCTCTTCGACCGCGCCGTGACGAAGTACGGCTCCCGTGCCGAGGCAGCGAAGTGGGTGCTGCCTCCGCTCTCCTCGGCCCACGTCAAGGGGTATGCCGTCGACGTCCGGCCCGAGAACGTCGCCGCTTGGCTCGAGGACAACGGGGCGCAGTACGGCGTGTGCCGCGCCTACGACAACGAGTGGTGGCACTTCGAGTACGTCGCGAGCAGCACCTGTCCGCCTCGCAAGCCCGACGCCGCCGGCTGACGGACGGCTGACAGCGCTGGCCGACGCGGGGCCGGACGACCCGGCCCCGCGCCATACCGATCAGACGCGGGTCAGACGCCGATCGACTTCCACGGACCCCAGATCGCGAAGCTCATCCCCGCACTCGCCTGGATGTTGACGAACAACGTCTGACCGTCCGGGCTGAACGTCGACCCGGCGAACTCGTCGTCGTAGCGCGGCAACCCGGTGCGCGAGCTCTCGACCCGGTTGAGGGCGATGTCCCACAGCTGACCGCGCGGGCTGAGACCCCGGACGTAGTTGTCCTCGTCGTCGTCCTCGCAGACGACGAGCGTGCCGCGGTTGCTCACGGTGATGTTGTCCGGGAAGTCGAAGGTCGCCTTGCCCGGGGACTGGTAGACGAGCCGCAGCCGCTCGGACCTCGTGTCGTAGGCCCAGACCTGGCCGAAGCCCCTGCCGTACCCGTCGACGTTGTCCGGTCCGGTCATGGCCTCGCCGCCACCCTGGGTGGAGGTGAAGTAGATGACGCCGTCGTCGTAGACCTGGCCCTCGAGCCGGGAGAACCCGGCGGCGCCCTGCGCCCGTCCCTGGTCACCGACGTGGACGATCGCCTGGTCGTTGGTCGTCGGCGCGACCTGTCCCGGCGTGTAGGGGAAGGTCGGGTCCGGGTCGTCGATGTCGACCCACTGGACCTTGTAGCTCGCCCCGCGGCGCTGCTCCGCCTCGAGGTGGGCGTTCGGCATTCCCTTCACCGCGAGCATCTGCAGCTGGCCGTCGTTGTCGAGGTGGCCGCTCTTCATGGGGTGCCGCTTGGGCTTGTAGCGGTAGTAGCCCGAGGGGAACGCGAAGTTGTCCTCGGTCAGGTAGAGGTAGCCGTCCTTCGGGTCGAAGGCCACTGCCTCGTGGGCGAAGCGGCCGGCCCGCGTGATCGGTCGGCCGGAGGCGCGACCGGTGGTCGGCACCTCGAAGACGTAGCCGTGCGGCTTGGTCAGCGGGATGTTCGACGCACCGGTGAAGTCCGGGCCGACGTCGGGGCCGTTGACCGTCTCCTCGCAGGTGACCCAGGCGCCCCACGGCATCTGGCCGCCGCTGCAGTTCATCATCGTGCCGTTGAGGCCGGTCCAGCTCCGTCGGACCTCGCCCCGGGTGCTGACCTCGATGACGGTGCAGCCTCCCTTGGCCATCGGGTCGTAGGTGTGGTCGCCGACCGGGCCGAAGGCCGGACCGGGGTTGTTCACCTCGTGGTTGCGGACCAGCACGACCGTGTCGTCGTCGTGGTCCTTGCCGCCGCCGCGCCGGTCACCGGAGTCGGGGTCGTCACGGTGTCCGTCCTTGCGACGACGGGGACGGAACGCCCCCATGCCGTCGTGCCGCCCCGGCAGGGCGGTGCCGTCGTCGAGGGTCACCGGTGACTCGGTGTCGTGGAAGGACCGGTAGGAGAAACCTTCCGGCAGGTGCAGCCGCACCTTCCCGTCGCGCAGGTCCGGCGTGGGGCGCAGGCCACGGAAGGCCGCACCGCCCCGCCCCGTCGATCCCGCGGCGCCGGGTGCGGCGCCGGGCGTCGCTCCGGCCGCCGGTCCGGCCACGAGCCCGCTGAACGGTCCGGCCAGGGCCAGGCCGCCGGCGGTGGCGGCGCCCCCCTTGAGAAATGTGCGTCGTTCGACTGCCATGGTCTCTCCCTTCAAAGAGTCCGCGAGTCTGCGAATCTCGCCAACCTAACGGGCTGGTCGCAGCGCGGGAACCCCCTCGGGAGAGCGCCGCCTCAGCTGTGACCAGCCGCGTCGTGGTCACCGGACGCCGGTGCCGACGCCCCGACGAAACCGCGACCGAACGCCCACCAGAACCCGGTCACGACCGCCGGGATCGCGATCGTCCACGAGGGGATGTCGGTGTTGCCGGCCGTGATCGCCCACACCACGAGGACGAGGGTGAGCACCCACGCGATGTTGAGGTAGGTCTGCTGCGGGCTGCGTGTCGAGTTCGCCATGCCCCCAGTCAACCCGGCGCGGCATCCCGTCCACCTCCACCACCCGGTTGACCCGGACGGAAGGCACCAGCGCCTGCACGAGAGGTCCGCGCCGACCACAATGACGGGGTGACCCAGTCCCCCGAACGACCCCTCGACCCCACGGCCGTCGTCCTGTGCGGCGGTGCCGGAGCCCGGTTCGGTGGCGACAAGACGCAGGCGCCGCTCGGCGACGGCACCGTCCTGGACCACCTCCTCGACGGACTCCCCGATGGCTGGACGATCATCTGCGTCGGGGCCCCGCGCCCCACCCACCGCACCGTCGCGTGGTGCCGCGAGGTCCCGCCCGGCGGGGGTCCCGTCGCGGGACTCGCCGCTGCCCTCCCCCACGTGCGGACCGACCTCGTCGTCGTCCTGGGCGGTGACATGCCGTATGCCGCCGCGCCCGCTCCCGGCCTCGCCGCCACCCTCGAGGCCGAGCCGGAGCTCGACGCGGTGGTCGGCCGTGACGGTGACGGTCGCCTGCAACCGCTGCTCGCGGCATACCGGACCGGGGCGTTGCGTGCCGCCCTCCCGGACCCGCCCGCGGGCACACCGCTGATGCGCCTGCTGGACGCGC
It contains:
- a CDS encoding D-alanyl-D-alanine carboxypeptidase family protein; protein product: MSEQRRERLRRTVVVLLTLVAVSGATAYAATRGDDPAPVRSATAGQAPKKADTPAPATTAENAGAQGFAPVVTDRIPAPTKSISLDAPVPGTTNMQPGAAAAFKAAFAGAKAAGLSPQIKSAWRSERYQQVLFDRAVTKYGSRAEAAKWVLPPLSSAHVKGYAVDVRPENVAAWLEDNGAQYGVCRAYDNEWWHFEYVASSTCPPRKPDAAG
- the mobA gene encoding molybdenum cofactor guanylyltransferase, with protein sequence MTQSPERPLDPTAVVLCGGAGARFGGDKTQAPLGDGTVLDHLLDGLPDGWTIICVGAPRPTHRTVAWCREVPPGGGPVAGLAAALPHVRTDLVVVLGGDMPYAAAPAPGLAATLEAEPELDAVVGRDGDGRLQPLLAAYRTGALRAALPDPPAGTPLMRLLDALRSVVVPLDDPSTLDVDTPDDLARAAAAGGGGPA
- a CDS encoding universal stress protein; amino-acid sequence: MAIVVGFVPSPEGRAALTRAIEEARLRGRRLIVLNASRGDALVDSRYASSSDWDAVKTQLEESGVEHEVTQHVEAKDPADQILKVAAQTNAELIVIGLRRRTPVGKLIMGSAAQTILLEADAPVLSVKAAREDEK
- the rraA gene encoding ribonuclease E activity regulator RraA, producing MTVTPTADLVDEHGEDLQSCSLQLRQYGARTAFAGTVTTIRCHRDNALVKATLAQPGAGKVLVVDGDGSLESALMGDLIAASAVANGWEGVVIHGAIRDVAAIGALDLGVKALGSNPRKSAKDGVGDTDVVVSFGGVDFAPGLLLTSDDDGIVVTRPTD
- a CDS encoding PhoX family protein, with product MAVERRTFLKGGAATAGGLALAGPFSGLVAGPAAGATPGAAPGAAGSTGRGGAAFRGLRPTPDLRDGKVRLHLPEGFSYRSFHDTESPVTLDDGTALPGRHDGMGAFRPRRRKDGHRDDPDSGDRRGGGKDHDDDTVVLVRNHEVNNPGPAFGPVGDHTYDPMAKGGCTVIEVSTRGEVRRSWTGLNGTMMNCSGGQMPWGAWVTCEETVNGPDVGPDFTGASNIPLTKPHGYVFEVPTTGRASGRPITRAGRFAHEAVAFDPKDGYLYLTEDNFAFPSGYYRYKPKRHPMKSGHLDNDGQLQMLAVKGMPNAHLEAEQRRGASYKVQWVDIDDPDPTFPYTPGQVAPTTNDQAIVHVGDQGRAQGAAGFSRLEGQVYDDGVIYFTSTQGGGEAMTGPDNVDGYGRGFGQVWAYDTRSERLRLVYQSPGKATFDFPDNITVSNRGTLVVCEDDDEDNYVRGLSPRGQLWDIALNRVESSRTGLPRYDDEFAGSTFSPDGQTLFVNIQASAGMSFAIWGPWKSIGV
- a CDS encoding IclR family transcriptional regulator; this translates as MANAPAARHTLELLTLLARHTEPLPAGAIARELGLPRSSTYHLLAVLRDHGFVTHLEEERRYGLGVAAFELGSAYQRQAPLQRIARPLLGRLVDSTTHNAHLAVLHGRDVLYVIEERAPGRPLLVTDVGVRLPASLTASGLAMLAELPAAQVRALFPHRDSLVQRDGHGPTTVGELRRELTAVRARGYAVEDGSVSAGLSSVARAVLDHTGHPVAGIALTFPRDEVDEAERARLVAAVGRAAATLTARIGGVR